The proteins below are encoded in one region of Macaca nemestrina isolate mMacNem1 chromosome 10, mMacNem.hap1, whole genome shotgun sequence:
- the LOC105484117 gene encoding leucine-rich repeat and transmembrane domain-containing protein 2, which yields MSLIIARLAEDRVLLFTSAWAAVQGEAAGRPVAHTLRDCSSQGPGPCLPGAMSDRAQRAVGLTMLAPGSSPEQRGRLALQWRQVSWITCWVALYAVEALPTCPFSCKCDSRSLEVDCSGLGLTTVPPDVPAATRTLLLLNNKLSALPSWAFANLSSLQRLDLSNNFLDQLPHSIFGDLTNLTELQLRNNSIRTLDRDLLRHAPLLRHLDLSINGLAQLPPGLFDGLLALRSLSLRSNRLQNLDRLTFEPLANLQLLQVGDNPWECDCNLREFKHWMEWFSYRGGRLDQLACTLPKELRGKDMRMVPMEMFNYCSQLEDENSSAGLDIPGPPCTKASPEPAKPKSGAEPEPEPSTACPQKQRHRPASVRRAMGTVIIAGVVCGIVCIMMVVAAAYGCIYASLMAKYHRELKKRQPLMGDPEGEHEDQKQISSVA from the exons ATGAGTCTTATTATAGCCCGGCTGGCGGAAGACAGAGTGCTGCTATTCACCTCTGCGTGGGCGGCGGTGCAGGGGGAAGCGGCAGGCcgtccagtggctcacaccctaCGCGACTGCAGCAGCCAAGGGCCTGGCCCCTGCCTCCCTGGGGCCATG AGCGACAGGGCCCAGAGAGCCGTGGGCCTCACCATGCTGGCGCCGGGCAGCAGCCCTGAGCAGAGGGGCAGGCTTGCCCTGCAGTGGAGGCAGGTCTCCT GGATCACCTGCTGGGTCGCCCTGTATGCCGTGGAGGCCCTCCCCACCTGCCCTTTCTCCTGCAAGTGTGACAGCCGCAGCCTGGAGGTGGACTGCAGTGGCCTAGGCCTCACCACGGTGCCCCCAGATGTGCCCGCGGCCACCCGAACCCTGTTGCTCTTGAACAATAAGCTGAGTGCCCTGCCAAGCTGGGCTTTCGCCAACCTGTCCAGCCTGCAGCGGCTGGACCTGTCCAACAACTTCCTGGACCAGCTGCCCCACTCCATTTTCGGGGACCTGACGAATCTGACTGAGCTGCAGCTACGCAATAACAGCATCAGGACCCTGGACAGAGACCTGCTGCGGCACGCGCCGCTGCTCCGCCACCTGGACCTGTCCATCAACGGCCTGGCCCAGCTGCCCCCTGGCCTTTTTGACGGCCTCCTGGCTCTGCGTTCCCTCTCGCTTCGCTCCAACCGTCTGCAGAACCTGGACCGGCTGACATTTGAACCCCTAGCGAACCTGCAGCTGCTGCAAGTGGGAGATAACCCCTGGGAGTGTGACTGTAACCTGCGTGAGTTCAAACACTGGATGGAGTGGTTCTCCTACCGAG GGGGGCGCTTGGACCAGCTCGCCTGCACCCTGCCCAAGGAGCTGAGGGGGAAGGACATGCGGATGGTCCCCATGGAGATGTTCAACTACTGCTCCCAGCTGGAGGACGAGAATAGCTCAGCTGGGCTGGATATTCCTGGGCCACCCTGCACCAAGGCCAGTCCAGAGCCTGCTAAACCCAAGTCCGGGGCTGAGCCAGAGCCGGAGCCCAGCACGGCCTGCCCACAGAAGCAGAGGCACCGGCCGGCGAGTGTGAGGCGAGCCATGGGCACGGTGATCATCGCAGGGGTCGTGTGCGGCATCGTCTGCATCATGATGGTGGTGGCCGCTGCCTATGGCTGCATCTACGCCTCCCTCATGGCCAAGTACCATCGGGAGCTCAAAAAGCGCCAGCCCCTGATGGGGGACCCCGAGGGCGAGCACGAGGACCAGAAGCAGATCTCTTCTGTGGCCTGA